A stretch of DNA from Streptomyces venezuelae:
GCGGCATGGTGAGGTAGAAGACCAGCCCGGTGGGCTGCCGGATGCCGTCGTGGGTGAAGGCGGCCGGCATGCCGACGACCAGGGTGGGGGTGCCGTCCGGGCCGGTGACCCGCTGGAAGGCGGCGAGGTTCCCGCCCGTCACCCGGGCCCGCAGCTCCGGGGTGATCAGGGGGGAGGTGGGCCGGTCGGTGGTGGAGATCCGGATCGAGCCGTACTCGGCGTACAGGTACCAGGGGTGCGGCTTGCTGCGCTTGGCGATCTCGTTGATCATGCGGCGCAGGGCCTGCTCGTCGAGGGGCAGGGGGATCGCGGCCAGGTTCTCGACCTGGTCGCGGAGGGTTTCTACGGCCACGTCCTGGGACTGCCGCAGGATGGCGGTACGCGCCTCCCGGTAGGTGAACGCGGCGGTGCTCACCGCACTGATCGCGGCCACCAGCAGGAAGGCGGCGATCAGGCGGGTGCGCAGGCCGAGCGGGCGGAAACGTATCACCGAGGTGCCCCGGTGCTCGTCGTCACGCCGGTCACAGCGGGCCGAAGCGGTAGCCGAAGCCCCGCACGGTCTGGATGTAGCGGGGGTTGCCCGCCGGGTCCTCGATCTTGGTACGGAGGCGGCGGACGCAGGCGTCCACCAGCCGGGCGTCCGCGTGGTAGCTGTGCTCCCACACGTACTCCAGGAGCTGCTGGCGGCTGAAGACCTGCTCGGGCGAGGCCGACAGGTGGAGCAGCAGCTTGAGCTCGCTGGGGGCGAGGGCGACCCGCTCGCCGTTCTTGGCGACGGTCAGGCCGGCCCGGTCCACGGCGAGCTCGCCGTGGAACTCGACGCCGGGGCGGGCGCCGGGGTCGGAGAGCCTGCGCAGCACCGCCTTGATCCGGGCCTCGATGACCTCGGTGCGGGCGGGTTTGACGATGTAGTCGTCGGCTCCGGCCTCCAAGCCGACGACCACGTCGAAGTCGTCGCCGCGCGCGGTCAGCATGATGATCGGGATCTGGCTGGTCTCGCGGATGCGGCGGCACACCTGGACGCCGTTGATCCCGGGGAGCATCAGGTCGAGCAGCACCAGCTCGGGGCGGAACCCGGGCAGCAGGGCCAGGCCGGCTTCACCGGTCTCGGCGGCGCTGACCTCGTGGCCGCGGCGGCGCAGCCCGAGGCCGACCCCTTCCCGTACGGAGGGGTCGTCCTCGATCAGGAGTACGCGTGGCATCGGGTCAGTATCCCAGGGGTGTCAGTGGTGTCGGGGGGTGAGGTCGGGGGGCTTCCTGCTACCGGCCGATGCGGCGGCGCAGGGAGTCCAGCGGGCCGGTGATCTCGGTCAGGCGCAGCGGGCGGGCGAGGAGCACGACGACGAGGGCGAGGGCCGCGGTTCCCGCGGCGAGCGCCGCGAGGTTGCCGAGGCCTTCGGCGGACCGGGCCGCCGCCCAGCCCGCCGCGCCGGCCGGGATGCTCGCGGCCAGCAGCCGCAGGTGCGTACGGAGGGCACTGGTGCGGCGTTCGGTCCGGGTGCCGCCGCGCGGGCCGAGCCGGCGGGCCAGGGTGTACGCGGTGACCGCGCAGCCGGCGATCAGCGCGAGCGAGTAGGCGCCGGCCATACCGGTGACGGCCCACCGGGCGGGCAGCAGCCAGTAGGCGGCGGCCGACAGCCCGGCGTTCAGCCCGGCGATCACCAGGTTCAGGAAGAACGGGGTCCGGGTGTCGGAGAGGGCGTAGAACCCGCGGGAGAGGACGTACTGGCCGGAGAAGGCGATCAGGCCGGGCGCGAACGCGATCAGCATGCCCGCCATGAGCTCGATGTCGGCGGCACCGGTGCGCCCGTACTCGAAGACGCTGCCCATGACCCAGGGGGCGAGCGCGGCGAACAGGCAGGCGGCGGGGACCACGAAGGCGGCGCTGGTGCGCAGGGCCTGCGAGACGTCGCGGCGGACGGCGCTGAGG
This window harbors:
- a CDS encoding response regulator transcription factor; its protein translation is MPRVLLIEDDPSVREGVGLGLRRRGHEVSAAETGEAGLALLPGFRPELVLLDLMLPGINGVQVCRRIRETSQIPIIMLTARGDDFDVVVGLEAGADDYIVKPARTEVIEARIKAVLRRLSDPGARPGVEFHGELAVDRAGLTVAKNGERVALAPSELKLLLHLSASPEQVFSRQQLLEYVWEHSYHADARLVDACVRRLRTKIEDPAGNPRYIQTVRGFGYRFGPL